The DNA region CAGACAAGGGAGACGAGTTCAATCGATTGGTCAGTCAGCAGCAGATCTCAGGAAACCTGGACTCTCCAGAGGGGGGCTTCGATGCCATCATGCAGGTGGCGGTCTGTGAGGTAAGAAGTTGCTTAAGAgtttttcctgtgtgttttttagtgcCTGCTTGTAGTGTCAGCATTTAGGGAATTTAGACTTCTGCCATTGCACTGTATCTAGGCAAGAGTGCCttgtaaatttgtaaaatattaatgagaaggctctctttgtcttttcaggAGCAAATCGGCTGGAGGAACGTGACTCGTCTGCTGGTGTTTTCCACCGATGCTGGTTTCCACTTCGCTGGAGATGGCAAACTGGGCGGCATCGTCCTGCCCAACGATGGGAAGTGTCACCTGGAGAACAACATGTACACCATGAGCCACTACTATGTATGtagtttatcatttatttaatatgCATAATGTATCCAGGGCTCAGCTTgactttctttttgtctcaatTTCTTATTGATGTTAAGATTGTCTCTTTCCAGACCCACATTTGTCCACACAGTCTGGCATTTGAAATGGTAGTTGAATTCTgcttttattaataattatgtgtctttgtttctaCCTGTGTTGATGAATCCTTTGATAGGACTACCCCTCCATCGCCCATTTGGTTCAGAAACTGAGTGACCACAACATCCAGACCATCTTTGCCGTCACTCAGGACTTCCAACCTGTTTACAAGGTGaacattgtgttttctgtacaTTGTGCTTGTAAAATTTAACTAGCCCctttcattaaaatatttacttttttattcacatcatataattcacatttaacatttgttcACTCTGTTCTTACCTTCAACCCTTGtgtctccttcaggagttgaaAAATCTTATTCCTAAATCAGCTGTTGGCACGCTGTCTTCCAACTCCAGCAACGTGATCAAACTCATTATTGATGCTTACAATGTGAGTCAAACTGCACCATCTTCACATGACATCTGACTGTCCCTGGCATTAAGACAGAACTTgtgattttaatttgattttaaattacttttcgtgatttattttataatgttacATATTTTTGCACATTCCTTTGCATTGATCCTGTGGGAAAATGTCCTACATCCTTTTTTCCTCACTAAATAAAGATTCCTGCGCTAAATAAAGATTACAATGAATGACCACAAGAGGTCATGAACGTGCAAGTGTTTGTGAAGGCAAATAAtcaaagtcaaatcaaatttaaaaactgaagGCACTGTCTCTGTGACACTTTCTCCCTGGCATTAAATACATTGCACACATTCAGGTTACATGAATGCTCTCCATCTTACCAAATCACTCAAAGTTGTCAGTTGTGCCTTAGCCACGCCGTTCCTTAACATACATATTAATGAGaccacacattttaaaatctccTGCCCAGTAGCAGCTGGGTTTCCGCATGGAAAATGCTTGTATGCACAGGTTGATTGagtaaccttttttttttaatgcacaaaagGTGCACTACTGTCGCTGCAAACTAGAGCCTATAGTGAGTGTTTGATCTCTCTTGTTTTGGACAGTCTTTGTCATCTGAGGTCATTCTGGAAAACAGCAGGCTGCCAGAGGGAGTTTCCCTCACCTACAAGTCCATCTGTAAGAACGGTGTGGAGGGAACAGGGGAGAACGACAGGAAGTGCTCCAACATCTCAATCGGAGACGAGGTAGATACAATACTATTTGTTTGCACGTGTGAAAATTattcagctgaaaaaaaagagatcaaTTTAGTTTCTTAAACATCTCAACTCATGGGGGACCCAGATAGCACAGTGGGAAAAGCATTGACATCACAACACAAGTGGTGCAAGTGCTCAATCCTTGGCAGCAGTGTGAATTTATAGCCTGGATGTCTGTTTCTAGGGTGTGAACCTGGTAAACAAATATGTTCTTCTTGTTACATTAGTGTCTCCTACTGGTCAGAGAGATTGGCTGTTGGCCAAGTtgtgagacagaggagaaaaaataatttatttatttatttatttttaaaagtcacttaaaaacaaagaataaatgaGAAACGCATCACAAGCTAATAATGTGAGTCATGTCTGAAAAGTGGAACAATAAGCTTCAAGGCATCTACCTTAATAGGTTTCATAACCCTATAAACTCTCCTCTGGTTTCCAGGTGTTTTTCAGGATTTCCGTTAAATCCCAGAAGTGTCCATCGCATGGCAAGACTGAGACCATTAAAATTAAACCACTGGGCTTCACTGAGGAGGTGGAGATAGTTCTGAACTTCATCTGCAACTGTCAATGCGCCACAAAAGGAGAGCCCAATAGTGAGAAGTGCCACGAGGGCAACGGGACCTTTGAGTGTGGAGCCTGCAAGTAAGTATTCAGTACAGCCAAAAAGACACTAGAACAGTGCTGCTGAACCGTGTACCATGgacctactactactactactactactacttcttaCAAAATACCAGGTGCAGTGATTAAATTGAATGAAAAGCTGTTGGATTTGGGGCATCTATGGTACATGGTTCAATTGATGAGGAgggagaaatgtgttttttacttTCACCCACCCAAATAACACCCATAGGTACAGACCAGTGTGCTTCAAGTTGTTGCTTCCCAAACATTTAGTatactttttttgtcttgttgaaTTATACTCTGCTCATAATGTTCGACTTTGATTGCACACATTATTCCTGAAATGGTTCCCCTCCTATTTTCTGTGTCAGTTGTAATGACGGACGTATTGGGCGCCTTTGCGAGTGCAGCAAAGACGAAGTGCGGACAGAGGACCTGGATGCCAACTGTCGAAAAGACAACGGTACAGATATCTGTAGCAACAATGGTGACTGTGTCTGCGGCACCTGCGAATGCAGGAAGCGGGTGAATCCTGCAGAGATCTACAGTGGCAAGTACTGCGATTGCGATAACTTCAACTGTGACCGCTCTAACAACAAGCTCTGCGGAGGTGATTATAGAAATTCGATTATTTAAGAGACATCTGTTTTATTGTAAACTCTGTGGTAACCCTTGCAATTGCCTGTGCTTTACCAGGACATGGGCGCTGCGAATGCAGGAAGTGCATCTGTGATGCCAACTACACAGGCAGTGCCTGCGACTGCTCCCTGGAGACTGCCACCTGCCTCGCCAAGAACGGGCAGATCTGTAACGGCCGCGGTACTTGCGAATGTGGAATCTGCAAATGCACCAACCCCAAATTCCAGGGTCCAACCTGCGAGATCTGTCCCACCTGCCCCGGCATCTGCACTGAGCACAAGTGAGTCTGAAGCTTGCATGCTTGGCTAGAAATGTAAAATTCAGAAATCTTAAAATGAAGGGTTCCCGCTGGTTGCAGATATTATGAAATAACATGTAAGTTTAGAAGTGGTATTCCAGACTGAGATTCATGAATTGTGATAAAGTTCTCCTTAAAGTTCAGAGAATGTCAGGGAATTTACAGTTGGATGACTTTGTAGTAATATACTGTTTATGCAAATGTTTTgcaacttttttgttgttgcaatgTTTCATACATatcagttttctttttatcagTTACATTTAAAAGCAGTGCTTCACCTGTGTCACTGAAGTCGGGAgatagttttgttgttttccagtaTGAATACGTAGGAGTCTTTCAAAATAGAGCTGTTACTTTAAAGCGAGACAGTCTTGGGTTTGAGCCTGATGACTGACTGTTTACAGTTTGCAtttgcttcctgtttgtctttgtgttaccTCCAGGCAGGGCtgtagctaccactgaggacactgaggtcatgtcctagtattttttttcctggGGATTTGGGGCTTTTTAGAAGCCTGAGGGCAATTTATGTTCAATAATAAACAATctgtagatatactgtatattaaagaCAGATTCCAGGATGTTTTATACTCAGTATATTTATTGATTACTTGaacatcaacaaataaatgaaaaaaaataaggaTTCACTATTTCCCcatcacatttttattctttggtGTGAAttttttgaaacagcatttatgctttaatgttaacattacagaaaatataattgaatacattatgaaaaatctaaatgatTTAACAGTTGTTGAGACTGCCACTGGGTTACTCAATTTTCTTCATCATCCGGAGGCATGTAGTTTGCTTCGATTAGTAACTTTTCACTGCTCATTCCAATGTATGCTGAGTGTGAATCAACCCCCCCGTCAATGTTTTCACAGAGATTGTGTGCAGTGCCGAGCATTTGAGGCCGGTGAGAAGAAGGATACATGTGAGCAGGACTGCAACTACTTCCAGCTAATCAAGGTGAAGGATCGCGACAAGCTGCCCCAGCCTACAGACCAGAGCTTCCCACTGACTCACTGCAAAGAGCGAGACGCCAACGACTGCTGGTTCTATTACACCTACGCCATCAGGAACGACACCAAGGAGGTCTATGTGATGGAGAAACCGGGTATGATTGGACTGGCGTCATCATTCTCTGATATGTTGAAAAAGATGCTGATAGGTTGATTGCATAGTTATTTTACAAGTGGGCGGAACCATACAGTCCTGCCACTGTGCTAGCAAACAAatatgatacagagcgaacgtcgacacagcaagtaatgtaactaacgttagctaggttgtgggtttgcaaactgctacagttgttgctgcgaagctaacagccagagaggacgagacggtttcccagagccagcagaccagctccagacagcgatactcacaactctcctgctactatagctaacatcacaacagcagcacatcttggcaaactagaaaggaagctgaatgtctgtgagCAAGttatttaacgttacctgacacacatcACAAACATCAGCAAACGGGACAAAACAATACTGACCTATTGGTTCTGTGAAACACAGCAACACTAATGTTACCCACCAAGCAGAAACGGCAACCTCGGCATCCGTCTTCATGCCTTTCAACTCTCGGATGTCTCTCCACCGTTGGAAAGCCTGATCATAAAACttctttttcaatttttgtTATTCTGACCTTCTCCTCTTTGGCTGTTTCTCGGCCATCTCTCCTTCTTGACAATGCGATTACAAGTTAGCATGTGCCAGATTTACCGTCCCTCTCCCCCCCACTGCCCCTTGTCCTGTGCACAAGCACAAACGGCACCTGTTGCTGattggctggaatagtgttgtgtggcttggtccgaaccactttgtttgtttcccatttacagagccagggcaggacaccagaggtttttttttttttta from Siniperca chuatsi isolate FFG_IHB_CAS linkage group LG13, ASM2008510v1, whole genome shotgun sequence includes:
- the LOC122887601 gene encoding integrin beta-1-like isoform X2, whose translation is MDLRLLLIATVSAVLGGSWAQQEENICSKANTCGECIQVAETCGWCSDENFLTVGQSKSARCDDLESLKKKNCDVTKIENPRGSITINKNKPVTNRKKDVAEKLKPEQITQIQPQKLTLTLRSGEPQTFELKFKRAEDYPIDLYYLMDLSFSMKDDLENVKNLGTDLMRKMQNITSDFRIGFGSFVEKTVMPYISTTPARLLNPCTGNQNCTSPFSYKNVLKLTDKGDEFNRLVSQQQISGNLDSPEGGFDAIMQVAVCEEQIGWRNVTRLLVFSTDAGFHFAGDGKLGGIVLPNDGKCHLENNMYTMSHYYDYPSIAHLVQKLSDHNIQTIFAVTQDFQPVYKELKNLIPKSAVGTLSSNSSNVIKLIIDAYNSLSSEVILENSRLPEGVSLTYKSICKNGVEGTGENDRKCSNISIGDEVFFRISVKSQKCPSHGKTETIKIKPLGFTEEVEIVLNFICNCQCATKGEPNSEKCHEGNGTFECGACNCNDGRIGRLCECSKDEVRTEDLDANCRKDNGTDICSNNGDCVCGTCECRKRVNPAEIYSGKYCDCDNFNCDRSNNKLCGGHGRCECRKCICDANYTGSACDCSLETATCLAKNGQICNGRGTCECGICKCTNPKFQGPTCEICPTCPGICTEHKDCVQCRAFEAGEKKDTCEQDCNYFQLIKVKDRDKLPQPTDQSFPLTHCKERDANDCWFYYTYAIRNDTKEVYVMEKPECPAGPDIIPIVAGVVAGIVLIGLALLLIWKLLMIIHDRREFAKFEKEKMNAKWDTGENPIYKSAVTTVVNPKYEGK
- the LOC122887601 gene encoding integrin beta-1-like isoform X1 — protein: MDLRLLLIATVSAVLGGSWAQQEENICSKANTCGECIQVAETCGWCSDENFLTVGQSKSARCDDLESLKKKNCDVTKIENPRGSITINKNKPVTNRKKDVAEKLKPEQITQIQPQKLTLTLRSGEPQTFELKFKRAEDYPIDLYYLMDLSFSMKDDLENVKNLGTDLMRKMQNITSDFRIGFGSFVEKTVMPYISTTPARLLNPCTGNQNCTSPFSYKNVLKLTDKGDEFNRLVSQQQISGNLDSPEGGFDAIMQVAVCEEQIGWRNVTRLLVFSTDAGFHFAGDGKLGGIVLPNDGKCHLENNMYTMSHYYDYPSIAHLVQKLSDHNIQTIFAVTQDFQPVYKELKNLIPKSAVGTLSSNSSNVIKLIIDAYNSLSSEVILENSRLPEGVSLTYKSICKNGVEGTGENDRKCSNISIGDEVFFRISVKSQKCPSHGKTETIKIKPLGFTEEVEIVLNFICNCQCATKGEPNSEKCHEGNGTFECGACNCNDGRIGRLCECSKDEVRTEDLDANCRKDNGTDICSNNGDCVCGTCECRKRVNPAEIYSGKYCDCDNFNCDRSNNKLCGGHGRCECRKCICDANYTGSACDCSLETATCLAKNGQICNGRGTCECGICKCTNPKFQGPTCEICPTCPGICTEHKDCVQCRAFEAGEKKDTCEQDCNYFQLIKVKDRDKLPQPTDQSFPLTHCKERDANDCWFYYTYAIRNDTKEVYVMEKPECPAGPDIIPIVAGVVAGIVLIGLALLLIWKLLMIIHDRREFAKFEKEKMNAKWDTQGNPIYKSPINQFQNPSYGNKGAAL